From the uncultured Methanobrevibacter sp. genome, the window TTAGATTCTCATATACACTGTCAGTATTCTCCAGATTCTTCTACAAAAATAGATGATATAATAAAAAAATCTATTAAAGACCATATTGACATCATAGCTATTAGTGATCATAACACAGTAGAAGGATCTAAAATTGCAATTGAAAAAACAAAAAATATTGAGAATCTTCTTGTAATTCCATCTATTGAAATTTCATCTTCAAAAGGCCATATTCTGGGGTTTGGCTGTGAAGAGATTGTTCCAAGAGATTTAGAACCTGAAGAAACAATTGATAAGATTCATGAACAAGGAGGATTAGCTATTATTCCTCATCCTTACTGTTTTTATAGACATGGATTATTTTGTAAAAGTAATCCTTACGAATTAAATTTTGATGCAATAGAAAGTAAAAATGCTCGTTTTATTGTTGGATGGTGTAACTCTAAAGCAAAAAAACTAGCTATTAAAAATAACATGCCTCAGTTAGGAGCAAGTGACTCTCATTATATTGATTTTTTAGGTGATTGTTATAGTTTAATTGATTGTGAATTAAATATTGATAGTGTTTTAAAATCTATCAAAAAAGGTCAAGTAGAAGCTCATGGAAAAGGAACTTCAAATATAAAATTATCAAAATATCTATTTGACAAACATGTTCGTAAATTATATTAAAAAAAAAGATAAAAGAAAAAAGAAGTAAATTTACTCTTTTTTTACTAATTTTATTGCTATAGTGGAAACGTTTGTTTTTTCGCCGTTGTAAGTGTCTATTTGTTCTGTAGCAATACTAATATCCTCAACATCAGTGTTTGGAATAAATCCATTCCTAACAATTTCTGCAGTGTCTACAGCACGACTAATAGCTTTACCTCTTGCTTTAAGAGATATTTTGTCTGCTCCACCATTGAATTGTGTTACTACTGCTAAAACATAGTTCATTACTGGTTTACTGCCAATAAAGATAATACTTTCATCCATAGTATCATGACTCCATATAGACTTTATTTCAGTTAAATGTATAGTTTTTTTAACATATAAACATTACTTCAACTAATTTTTTTCCATCAATAATATTTTGTTAATAGAGTCTAACACCGCTAATATACTAGCCATTATAACATCATCATTAGTTGCTCTACCAGTTGATTTATTACCTTCACCATCAGAAGAAATAACAAATACTTCAGCTAATGCATTAGTTCCACCAGTAATAGCTTCAAGATTATATTCTTCAAGTTCAATATCCATTGTATCTTGAATTAATTCCCTTATTGCATTAATAGCTGCATCAACTGGACCTACACCAGTACAGGATGTTTCTTTTAATTCGCCATTAATATTTAACTTAACAGTAGCTGTTGGAGATACAATTGCTCCAGATAATATTCCTAAACCTTCAAGTTTAATAGGAGTTTCTTTAGCTGAACTTATTTCAGTTATAGCAATAGCTCTTAAATCATCATCAGTTACTGTTTTACCTTTATCTCCTAATGCTTTAATTTGATTAAATACGCTTTGGAATTGTTGTTCAGTTAAATCAATATTATATTTTTCTAATTTAGCTTTTAAAGCATTAGCTCCAGTATGTTTTCCTAAAACAATTCTTCTTGAATGACCAACAAGTTCTGGAGAAATTGGTTCATAGGTTAATGCATTATTTAACACACCATGAACATGAATACCAGATTCATGTGCAAATGCATTAGCTCCAACAATCGGTTTATTAACAGGCATTTTAATACCAGTAATACGACCTACAAATTCAGATAAACTGTATAATTGTGTTGTATCAATATCCAAGTCAATATTGTAAGCTGCATGTAAAGCTACAATAAGCTCCTCAAGAGGAGCATTACCAGTCCTTTCCCCCATACCATTAACAGTTACATGAGCTTGATTTGCTCCACATTCAATAGCAGTTAATGTATTTGCAGTAGCTAAACCAAAATCATTATGGAAATGAACACTAATCGGAGTAGTGTACCTTTCTTTAAGAGAGGTAACTAATTCTTTAGTTATAACAGGAATTAATACTCCAACAGTATCCGGAACATTTAAAAAGTCTGCACCAGCATCTACAACAGCATCATAAACATCAAATAAATATTCACGTTCAGTTCTTGTTGCATCTTCTGCAGAAAACTCAACAGTCAAACCATGGTCTTTTGCATATTCAACAGATTCAACAGCTGTTTCGATGATTTTTTCTTTAGACATTTTAAGTTTATAATCTCTATGCAATGGAGAAGTGCCAATAAAAGTATGTATGTAGTCCAATCCGGAATCAAGTACAGCATCAATATCTTTTTGTACACTGCGAGCTAAACCTAAAACTGTAGCATTCAAACCTAATTCATTAAGTTCTTTTGCAGCTTTTCTTTCACCATTTGAGGATACTGGAAAACCTGCTTCAATTTTATCTACACCAAGTTTATCAAGCTTTTGTGCAATCTGAATTTTTTCGTCAACTGTTAGTGCAACTCCAGGAGCTTGTTCACCGTCTCTAAGAGTTGTATCAAAAATATGAATTTTATCAGCTAAATTCATATTTTCTTTTTTTAATGTCTCGATGTTTTTACCATACATAATTAAAACTTCCCATTTTAATGTAATTAGTATTACTTCTTTTTAAATATTTAAAGTTTATCTTTTATTATGTTTTTTAACAGTTTTAACCACAACAACAATTACAACTAAAATTACAACTAAAATAGCTAATGAATAATATAGATATTCTGCTGTAGGAACTTCATTTTTATCAATGTTTAATGAATAAACATGTCCACTATGATCTGCAAAGAATAAACTGTTTCCATTAATTACAGGAGAGGAAGTTATTTCTGAATTAAATAAAACAGTACCTGGATTATAAGTAAATTCTTCTTCACCAGTGTATTTATTTAATACATAACCATTTCCATCATTAGAACCGAATGCAATTAAATCTTCTTTCATAGCAGGAGTTGACTGAACTGGAGCACCTGTAGCATGACTCCATTTAAAAGTTCCATCTCTTAAATCAAGACAGGTTAAATTACCTTCATCAGAACCTATGTAAACATTATTATTATATTCATCAACACATGCAGACGATTTAACTTTATTATTTAAATCATAATCCCAACATAAATCTCCAGTTGTTTCATTTAATGCATATACAGAATCATCATCAGAACCAATTATAATTTTACCATCAGCATATGTTGGAGAAGAATAAATAGCATCTCCTGTAGCATATTGCCAGGTTATATTTGTATTATTTATATCTATACAGTAAACATTACCATTAGTTGAACCAACATAAATTGATCCGTTAACAACAACAGGAGAAGAGACTATTTCATCATCACCTAAATCTGCTTCAAAAGTTTTATTACCATCAGCTACATTAAATCCATAAACATTACCATTATCACAACCAACATAAACAGTTTCATTATCAACAAAAGCTGCTCCTTGAATAGCTTCTTCAGAAGTATTATATTTCCATAAAATATCTTGTGAATCAATATCAATAGCTTTAAAACTTTCATTATTTCCTACAAATACTGTATTGTTACTTACAACTGGTGTTGCATTACTATCTCCTTTTAAACTAAATGACCAGTCTTCAGTACCATTTTCCATGTCAATTGCTTTTAAAATTCCTTCTTGTGAAACAACATACATATAATCTCCATAAATTGCAGGTGAACCTACAACTGGAGATTCCATATTAAATACCCATAAATTTGTAACAAAATCTGAATTATCATTTAAATATCCTGTGTGATTTAAATTACCCTGAAATGTGTTCCAGTCGATATTTGCACCTGATATTGGACTGATACATAACATGCAAATTATAAATCCAATTGCTAATTTGTTATATTTAGACATTATTTTAACCTCCTCAAATATCTCTATTAAATCTTTTAACACCAATTATAAAGAATAGTGCTGTGAATCCTAATAAAATAACTAAATCCAACCATACATCCCCTAAACTTTGACCTTTAATCATTATTCCCCTCATTGCATCATTAAGATAGGTTAATGGGAATAAATAAGCTATTTTCTGTAAAATCCAAGGCATAGTTTCAACTGGATAAAATACTCCAGAAACAAACATCATAGGCATTGAAAATGGCATAGCTATTTGAGTATAGTCTTCCTGAGTATTTGTTCTTGCAGATAACATAATACCAAAACCAACAAAACATAAAGCTCCAAAGAAAAGAACAACAAATGTCTGTACGATTCCACCTTTAATACTTACATCAAAGAATACAATAGCCATTATAATTAATATAAGTGCTCTAACTAATTCAATTACAAGTTTAGATGCAATTTTACCTCCAACTACAGTTGCGATTGATGTTGGAGTCATGAATAATCTAGCTAATTCTCCAGTTTCACGTTCTCCTGCTATTGATGCTCCCATACCCATCATACAAGACATCATAACAGTCATTCCTAAAATTGCAGGTACTAAAAAGTCAATATATTTAATATTACCATATATTTTGTTAATATGAAGTGCAATATCATCTTTAAAATTATCAAATGAATGACCAATAGAATTTGTAACATTTGCACTTTGAGTGTCAGTAGCTAAGGAAGTTTGATTAATAGTGGCATTACTGTTTTCTAACTCTTGTGATGAAGGACTAGCAGTTATTGCATTAGCTGCTTCCATATTTGATAATTTAGCAAATATTCCTTGAGTTACACTTTCTAAAGTAGATGAAGCCATTTGATCAGATGAATCCAGATACAGTGTAACTGCTTTTTGAGAGGCATTACTATCATAGTTCTCAGGCAGTATAATAGCTGCTTTTACCTCTCCACTATCAACCCGCTCTTTTGCATCATCCACATCATCCATAACTTCTATTACCTTATACTGGTCTGTTGTTTTAATAGTATCTAATGTTACATCAGTTAAATCACCATGACTTTGAGAAACAACCACTACTGGTAGATCAGTCATGTCTCCTCCCATACCATAACCAAATAACAAAATCATGATAATAGGAAATGCTACAATAGAAATTAATCTTGGAGGGTGTCTTTTTAAACTTAAAAGTTCTTTTTTAATCATCCAGGCAAATTTTCTAAGCTCTATCATCTTCATTCACCTCTGCTGTAGCTTTAATAAATACATCTTCTAAAGATGGTTCTTGAGTATATATAGATTTAACAACTCCACCTGCTGAAATAATATCTTTTAGAACATCATTAACAGCATTATCATCAAAATTATCAATTCTTAAATTAAAACGACCATTTTTAGCTATTTCAACACCATGTACTTTTGGGTTAGCTTGAATAGCTGAAATAATTGAGTCATTAGTATCTTTAAGTAAAAATGACATTTTCTTTAAGTTTAAAGTTTCAATGTCCTCTTTAGTTGACCTGTTTATTTCATTTTCACTTGAAATATCACTTAAAGTATTTTTTATTTTAAGTTCATGTTCTTCTTTTTCTTCTTTTAAAAGAGAATCTTTAAGACCTTGTGGAGTATCATAAGCTACTAAATTACCAGTATTTATAATTCCGACATTATCACAAAGCATATCTACTTCATACATGTCATGAGAACATAAAATAATAGTATTTCCTTCATCATTTAATTCACGAATTAAATCCCATAATGTTCTTTTAGTAGTTGGGTCAAGACCGATTGTTGGTTCATCTAAAAATAATATTTTAGGTCTATGTACTAAACTAGCTACAAGAGAAGCTTTTTGTTTTTGTCCACCAGATAATTGACCTACTCTTTTATTTCTAGCATACTTAATATCTACTAATTCCATTAATTCTTCAATACGGTCATGTTTTTCATCAACTGGAACACCATAATAATCAGCACATAATTCTGAATTTTCCTGAACTGTTAAGTCTTTATATAAACTAACCTGTTGAGGAACCATACCTAATAAATTCCTCACTTCATTTGGATTTTCCTCAACATCATATCCTCCAACCTTAGCCTGACCAGAAGTAGGTTGAATCAAACATGTAAGCATTTTAATTGTTGTAGTTTTACCTGCCCCATTTGGTCCAAGTAATCCAAAAATACTTTTTTCAGGAATCTGTAAATTTAAAGAATTAACAGCAGTGAAATTTTTATAGACCTTTGTAAGATCTTTAGTTTCAATTGCATTCTTCATTGTTTTCCACCTCATTTTTTCCATTATTTGACATGTCTTCAATAAAATTTAACCAAAGAGGGCTGTCAAGTAAGTAAGCAAATTCATTTTTAAAGTTATTAAGTAATATTTCACCTTCACAAGTAAGAGTGTAATATTTAACACGTTTATTGTTACTAACTCCCCATTCCCCCTTAATAATTCCATGTTTTTCTAATCTCCTCAAAATAGGATAAATCTTACTGGAATTTGTTTTACTAGATTCATTAGAACTACAAGATTCAAAAAATTCATCTAATTTCTTCATAATTCCATAACCATGGATTCTTTCATTACTAATAATCCATAATATAATAACATGAGTTAAACCATTAGAAAAGTGTTTTAAAATCTTATTTGAAATATGATCAACTGTTTCTTTACGTTTAAACATCGGTTAACTCAAACCTCCTATTTGTTATTTAAAAAAATTATATATGTAAAAATTTGATATATAACAAAATAAAATATAGATAATTATAATATATAAATATAACTTTCAATTTAAAAAAAAAGAATATTAGAAATCTATAAAAATAATTTCTGAAATTTTTTCAATAACATAATCTGTTTTATTGATTAATTTTGGAGAAACTTCCTCCTCTTGCTCAATTGTTAAAACAGACACATCTGCATTATTAAATGCTAAAATATCATTAAGCCCATCCCCTACCATCATGACTTTATAATTTTTATTTTTTAAATCCTGAACAATTTTACATTTTCCTTTTGGAGAAACAGTCCCAAATGCATGACTTTTACTAACATTTAAAATCTCAGCTAACTTATTAATAGCACCTTTCCTGTCCCCAGATGCAATATAAATTTCAATACCTCTTGAGTGTAAAATTTCAACTGTATCTTTAACTTCAGAAAATAATTTCCCTGCAGAAGTTATAGTATAAGCTATTTTCTTTTTATCAATATCAATAATTACTGCAGAACCATTACACAGTTCCATTCTAGGAATTTTCTGCTTTAAAATAGGAAAACCATCAGTAATATCACAAATAGTAGCCTGATTTTCATTTTCTAAAATTTCAGCAATTTCATCAACACTAGTTTCACAACTTGTAAAACTAACATCAAAATCAATATTGTACTTTTTAATCACATCAGAAATTAAAATATTACTATCTAAATTCAAAAGACAATTTGTATTAAACTGAAGAACAACCAAAGCTAATGAATCCATAGAATCAATTAAATGAAGAGAATTAACATCAGTAAATAATTCACCTGTTGAAACATCTTTAATAACCCTATAACGCTCAAGTAAAGTTCCTGAATTATCAAACACAATAGCTTTTTTCATTTTGAACCCTCAACATAGTTGTTTATTACATATAAAATATAATTTATAATATATTAAAAATATATCCCTTATATATGCAATTAATCCATAAATTCTCATATTTCACTAAATAAGCTTTAATCAACTAATTTATGACTCTATTGGAGTTCTTTCTACTTTTTTTAAAAAACATTAACAACTTATATAAACCTTAAAAAATAAAATATTACTTATTATATATTATTATGATTATTCAGGTGTTTTAATGAATGTTATTGAAAAATTAAATTCCATTCAAAATAAAGAAATGACTGCTAAGGAGAATGTAGAAAACTTCATTAAAGTTATTGATGAAAAAAATGAAGAATTAAATATTTTCTTAGAAGTTAACAAAGAATCTGCTTTAAAACAAGCAGAAGCTATTGATGAAAAAATAGCTAATGGAGAAGAAGTCGGATTTTTATCTGGTTTAGTATTCGCTGTTAAAGCAAATATTAATGTTGAAGATTACATTATATCTGCAGCTTCAAAAACATTAGATAACTACTTCGGAAGTTACAATGCTAGTGTAATTGATAACATATTAGCTCAAGATGGAATCATTCTTGGTATTACAAACATGGACGAATTTGCAGCAGGAAGTTCAACTGAAAGTTCATGTTTCGGACCTACTCAAAACCCTGCAGCTCCTGGAAAAATCCCTGGAGGTTCCAGTGGAGGAAGTGCTGCTGCAATAGCTGCAGACATGTGTGACATTGCAATCGGTTCAGATACTGGAGGTTCAATTAGGAATCCTGCATCACATTGTGGAGTTATTGGATTTAAACCAACTTACGGTGCAGTGTCAAGACAAGGATTACTTGACTTATCAATGAGTTTAGATCAAATTGGACCATTAGCTAATGATGTTAGTGGAATTGCACTTACTTTAAATGCAATATCTGATTATGATGAAACAGAATGTACAACCTTAAAAGGTGAAAGACCAAACTTCACCAGCGTACTTGAAGATAACTCCCTTGAAGGAATGAAAATAGCAGTCTGTAAAGAATTTATTGATGTTACTGATGATGAAATCAACGCAACTGTAAATAAAGCTATTCAAAAATTAGTTGACGCTGGAGCAGAACTTGTTGAAGTAAGTTTTGACCATATTGATTTATGTCTCCCAACCTACTACCTAATTAACTATGTAGAATTCTTTTCAGCTACCAGAAAATACGATGGAAGAGACTACGGTTACAGAATAGAAGAAGTCTGTGGAGAAGAAGTATTAAGAAGAATTGAAATCGGTTCTTACATTTCACAAAAAGAATACAGTGGAAAATTCTATAAAAAAGCACTTCAAGCAAGATCACTTATTAGAGATGAAATCAATGCAATGTTAGAAAATGTTGATTTAATTGTAGGACCTACAGTTCCTAAACTTCCTCACAATATCGGTGATGAATTAACCCCTATGGAAATGTATGCATACGATGTATTAACTGTAATAGCTAACCTTGCAGGAATTCCAGCTGCAAGTATTAAAGCTGGAGAAGTAGAAGGCATTCCAGTTGGTTTACAAATCCAAGCAAAACCATTAGATGATTTAAAAATCATTAAAGCAATGAGTGTTTTCGAAAAAGAAAATTAATTTCTTTTACTATTTTTTATTTTATAAAAAAAATAAAAAGGAAAATTAATTATTTTTTCCTTTTAAAACCTATAACCGAACCAATAATTGCTATTAATAAAATAGCTATTGGAATTCCAGTAGATTTCAGTTGAACATTATTATTTTGATTTATTGTTTTATTAGTACCTTGTAATGAAATATTCTCATTGTTACTTGAAGCAATATTCGAGTTTTGACCATGTGTGGCTGATTGGTTGGTATTGTTCTCACTTGTCATGTTGGATTCTCTTAACTGAGTAATATTTTCAAGTCGGGTAGAATCTCCTATGAATTTAATTAGATTACTCTCCATTATTTGAGTAATGTAATGTTTTTCACCATTAACTTCCCAATATCTTGATCCATTATCATATTTAATAAAATATTTTGTTCCATTATTTATTATGTATTCATTCCCATTTTCATCAATTGGATATTCATCAATATAATATCTATTAAAATAGGTTCCTTTAGTTAAATAATATTTTTCACCATTAACCTCCATATATTTTAATCCATTATCAGACTTAAGAAGATATTTTGTTCCATTTTCTATCATACATGGATTTCCATTTTCATCTACAGATTCATTAACAAGATAATTCTTATAATAATAACATTCCTTATCAATTTGATAATATTTTTTACCATTTTCCGTGTATTTAACTGGATACTGACCATGAGTTGTATTTATGTACTCTTTACCATCTTTAATTATTATTTTTGGAACATTATTTGGAATATTGTTTTGCCTAATATTTTGTATTAGACTATTTTCATCATTACTTGAAGTATTATCTGTGTTGTTACTAATGTAATTATTTTGTGTTTGAGATTCATTCGTAAGTACTGTTTTATCAGTTATGTTGTTTTCTTGTGAAATCGCATAAGTTCCAGAAACTAAACATATTCCAATTATTAAAATTAATACTCCAAAGAATATTTTTTTCATAATCTCACCTATTAAATTAATATATTATTTATAGCATATATATTTTACATCATCATATTTTCAAGTTTATTAAATCTGGAATTATTTGTTCCATTAGACAATTTTTATTTAATAACGATGAATCTCTATTTTTATCCAACGAAAAGCTTATTCCCTCACTATTTGAATATATAACAATGACACATGCTGTTATGTGGTAATTATTTTGAGGAAGATAATTTTTGTTTCCTATATACCTACATTCTGACATTTTTGTGTATACTCCATTATTTGATGTTGCAGCAGAGTTATCAACAGTTATCCATATTCCATCAACTAATATTTGACCAATTTCATGACCTCCACCATTATTATTCTCTAGTGAAAGATATCTTGATCCATATCCTGCAATTCTTGATAGTGATACAAATACATTAGTTTGGTCAACACAATTTCCACCAAATGATAAAAGTGTGTTTAAAGCACTTTTACTGGTGCCTTTGTAAAATTCATAATTTATTGAAGAAACATATGAATTAACAGAAATTACATTTTCTAACTTATCATTATAACATGTTAAATAATTAGATAATTTAACAATATAATCATTATTCACATCTGCAATAATATTACTTGTAGAATATCCTGCCATTTGTAAATATTTTGTAGGATTAATCCAATCACTTTCTGAAAATGAGTAATTTCCATAATTCGTATGAAAAGTATAATTTTCATAATTTAAATCATAAACATTGTTTGCTATGTAAAATAGTTTGTATACATTTGTTGGTTTATATAATGTTCCTATACTAGTTCCTGCGAAGCTAGCAGTTATAGGATAAATGTTAGGGTTTTGGAAACGTATGGTGATACTTGCAATTCCATTACTGTCAGTTGTCCGTGTGTATTCCACACCATTTACGTAAAATATTATATTTTGATTAGCTAAATTAGCATTAGTTTTTTTATTTTTTAACTGTACTTTAAATACATCATTAGTCCACAATGTTGTGTTTAATGGATTTATTATAGTTTCTAATCCGTTGTTTGCTGCGTTGATTGTTAGTGTTCTTGTTTTTTCCAGACTTCCATAACTTGATTTAACTGTATATGTTCCAGGATTTAGGTTTAATGTGAATTTAGCTATTCCTTGTTTATTGGTTGTTGAAGTATATGTAGCTGAATTTATAGTTAAACGTATATTTTTATTAGGTATAGGTAATCCATTGTCTTCAGCTAATTTAACCTCATAAACTCCTCCTTTTTGAATATATTTAGTAATTGGAATTAAAATAGGATTACTATAACTGTGAACCATATCATGATAAACATAAATCGAGTAACCTAAATTTAAACCATTTTCCATAACTGTTATAGTATAAATGTTAGGATTTAAATTAATATTTATCTTTGCTATTCCATTACTGTCAGTTGTTCTAGTGTAAACTACACCATTAATATTAAACTGCACCTGAACATTGGTTTTGGGATTACCTTGTCCGTTTAATATTTTAGCTTCAAATGCTTTAGACTCACTTTTGAACTTAACCATAATATTACCAACAATAGTAGATAAAACCGTTACAGTATTACTCATTTCCAACCCATCATTGGTGTTGGTGGTTGTTATAGTGTATTTTCCAGGGTTTAAATTAATAGCAAGTGTAGCACGACCATTAGAATTAGTAGTACGAGTATAAATAACACCATTAATATTAAATTTAACATCAGTATTAGCCATTGGCTGACCAGCACCATTTAAAATAGTGACACCATATGAACTATCATTTTTATAGTATTTAACTAGATTATTACTTATTATAGTGGATAATACTGTGATTTTATTAATTACACTTGAATCATCAAATGTATTAATGGAAGTAATGTAATAAACACCAGGACGTAAATTAATATTAATACTTGCAACACCATTACTATTTGTTGTACGAGTATAAGATTGTCCATTGATTTTAAAAGTAATATCACTATTAACTAATGGCTGGTGGTTAGAATTAAAAAAAGTGGCTTTAAATTGGGATGAGTTTCTATAATATTTAGTCAAGTCACTACTTTGAATAGTAGAACTTTTGGTTTGTTGAGATTCATACTCCATTTCATAAATACTAGAGTCTATATAAGTAAAATCTTCATCAACAGGATCTAACAATTTCATATTTTCATCATACTGATTTCGATCAATATCTGTTGAATTAGTATCTGAAGCAAAAGCTACAGGAACCAACATCAAAAATATCAAAAGAAACATTAATATATTTAATCCTTTAATATTCATTTATTTCACCTCAATAAAAGTTTCATAATTACCGATGTGTAACTAATAGTATTTATATTCTTTTATTTTCCAATTAAACTGTTTGTTTAATTTTTTAGTTGCTTTTACAGCATTTTTTAGTTAACTGTTCACACTTAAAAGAAGATTAAACTGTACACTAAAAAAGAAGATTATTAAACACTTTTCAATGTATCATCAAATATAAAAAAGAAAAAAAAGTTATGATATTAGTTTAGTTTGATGCCTTTAACTTTTTTTAAATTCCTCATCAAAGCTGATTAAATTATGAATGTTATGTTTTTTCATTAATTAATATATCTAAAGTATTTCATTCATTCAAATTCCTTTTTAATTCAACTGAATTAATTTCTTTTTCTAAATGAAATGCTCCAATTAAATTTTTTATGTTTTTTTCTTTCTGAAGTTTATTTCAGGTTTTCCATCCTGGACATCCCATTCAATAACATGATCCCTATTGATATTGAATTTTTTTCTTATTTCTTTTGGAATGCTTGTTTGATAATTTCCGTATGTTTTAGAAGTAGCTAGAACCATGTTTTTCACCTCTGTAATAATTATGTTAAAATAATCTTATCTGTTAATATTAAATTCTATTATTTATTTTGAGAATATAATATTTTTTTCTAATCATTATAAAAAAAAAAGTCTATTTCCAGATTATTTTGAATAAATACAGAAAATTATTAAAAGTAATTATAAAAAAAGAAAAAAGTTAAAGAGAATTATAGTA encodes:
- a CDS encoding ATP-binding cassette domain-containing protein, whose amino-acid sequence is MKNAIETKDLTKVYKNFTAVNSLNLQIPEKSIFGLLGPNGAGKTTTIKMLTCLIQPTSGQAKVGGYDVEENPNEVRNLLGMVPQQVSLYKDLTVQENSELCADYYGVPVDEKHDRIEELMELVDIKYARNKRVGQLSGGQKQKASLVASLVHRPKILFLDEPTIGLDPTTKRTLWDLIRELNDEGNTIILCSHDMYEVDMLCDNVGIINTGNLVAYDTPQGLKDSLLKEEKEEHELKIKNTLSDISSENEINRSTKEDIETLNLKKMSFLLKDTNDSIISAIQANPKVHGVEIAKNGRFNLRIDNFDDNAVNDVLKDIISAGGVVKSIYTQEPSLEDVFIKATAEVNEDDRA
- a CDS encoding PHP domain-containing protein, with product MYKLDSHIHCQYSPDSSTKIDDIIKKSIKDHIDIIAISDHNTVEGSKIAIEKTKNIENLLVIPSIEISSSKGHILGFGCEEIVPRDLEPEETIDKIHEQGGLAIIPHPYCFYRHGLFCKSNPYELNFDAIESKNARFIVGWCNSKAKKLAIKNNMPQLGASDSHYIDFLGDCYSLIDCELNIDSVLKSIKKGQVEAHGKGTSNIKLSKYLFDKHVRKLY
- the albA gene encoding DNA-binding protein Alba, with translation MDESIIFIGSKPVMNYVLAVVTQFNGGADKISLKARGKAISRAVDTAEIVRNGFIPNTDVEDISIATEQIDTYNGEKTNVSTIAIKLVKKE
- a CDS encoding PQQ-binding-like beta-propeller repeat protein, whose amino-acid sequence is MSKYNKLAIGFIICMLCISPISGANIDWNTFQGNLNHTGYLNDNSDFVTNLWVFNMESPVVGSPAIYGDYMYVVSQEGILKAIDMENGTEDWSFSLKGDSNATPVVSNNTVFVGNNESFKAIDIDSQDILWKYNTSEEAIQGAAFVDNETVYVGCDNGNVYGFNVADGNKTFEADLGDDEIVSSPVVVNGSIYVGSTNGNVYCIDINNTNITWQYATGDAIYSSPTYADGKIIIGSDDDSVYALNETTGDLCWDYDLNNKVKSSACVDEYNNNVYIGSDEGNLTCLDLRDGTFKWSHATGAPVQSTPAMKEDLIAFGSNDGNGYVLNKYTGEEEFTYNPGTVLFNSEITSSPVINGNSLFFADHSGHVYSLNIDKNEVPTAEYLYYSLAILVVILVVIVVVVKTVKKHNKR
- a CDS encoding ABC transporter permease, encoding MIELRKFAWMIKKELLSLKRHPPRLISIVAFPIIMILLFGYGMGGDMTDLPVVVVSQSHGDLTDVTLDTIKTTDQYKVIEVMDDVDDAKERVDSGEVKAAIILPENYDSNASQKAVTLYLDSSDQMASSTLESVTQGIFAKLSNMEAANAITASPSSQELENSNATINQTSLATDTQSANVTNSIGHSFDNFKDDIALHINKIYGNIKYIDFLVPAILGMTVMMSCMMGMGASIAGERETGELARLFMTPTSIATVVGGKIASKLVIELVRALILIIMAIVFFDVSIKGGIVQTFVVLFFGALCFVGFGIMLSARTNTQEDYTQIAMPFSMPMMFVSGVFYPVETMPWILQKIAYLFPLTYLNDAMRGIMIKGQSLGDVWLDLVILLGFTALFFIIGVKRFNRDI
- a CDS encoding HAD family hydrolase encodes the protein MKKAIVFDNSGTLLERYRVIKDVSTGELFTDVNSLHLIDSMDSLALVVLQFNTNCLLNLDSNILISDVIKKYNIDFDVSFTSCETSVDEIAEILENENQATICDITDGFPILKQKIPRMELCNGSAVIIDIDKKKIAYTITSAGKLFSEVKDTVEILHSRGIEIYIASGDRKGAINKLAEILNVSKSHAFGTVSPKGKCKIVQDLKNKNYKVMMVGDGLNDILAFNNADVSVLTIEQEEEVSPKLINKTDYVIEKISEIIFIDF
- a CDS encoding PadR family transcriptional regulator; amino-acid sequence: MFKRKETVDHISNKILKHFSNGLTHVIILWIISNERIHGYGIMKKLDEFFESCSSNESSKTNSSKIYPILRRLEKHGIIKGEWGVSNNKRVKYYTLTCEGEILLNNFKNEFAYLLDSPLWLNFIEDMSNNGKNEVENNEECN
- a CDS encoding 2-isopropylmalate synthase; the protein is MYGKNIETLKKENMNLADKIHIFDTTLRDGEQAPGVALTVDEKIQIAQKLDKLGVDKIEAGFPVSSNGERKAAKELNELGLNATVLGLARSVQKDIDAVLDSGLDYIHTFIGTSPLHRDYKLKMSKEKIIETAVESVEYAKDHGLTVEFSAEDATRTEREYLFDVYDAVVDAGADFLNVPDTVGVLIPVITKELVTSLKERYTTPISVHFHNDFGLATANTLTAIECGANQAHVTVNGMGERTGNAPLEELIVALHAAYNIDLDIDTTQLYSLSEFVGRITGIKMPVNKPIVGANAFAHESGIHVHGVLNNALTYEPISPELVGHSRRIVLGKHTGANALKAKLEKYNIDLTEQQFQSVFNQIKALGDKGKTVTDDDLRAIAITEISSAKETPIKLEGLGILSGAIVSPTATVKLNINGELKETSCTGVGPVDAAINAIRELIQDTMDIELEEYNLEAITGGTNALAEVFVISSDGEGNKSTGRATNDDVIMASILAVLDSINKILLMEKN